The following coding sequences are from one Phycisphaeraceae bacterium window:
- a CDS encoding YggS family pyridoxal phosphate-dependent enzyme: MSTEPMVGPTDVRQTYPQIMKRVADAARRVGRRPEDILAVAVTKNATPDQIRTLVDLGHSDLGENRVQQLVQRAAQLDEYLSRRRSLGGAVEGEPTIIPDRIRWHMIGHLQRNKVKQVVPLVDLIHGIDSLRLAEELHAYGARTDQVIDILLQINVSGEVSKQGVAAPAAIHVAEQIDTMMHLRLRGIMTMAPYSDQPEDARPIFSRAAGIFHDIRKEGIGGNDFTVLSMGMSGDFEVAIEEGANLVRIGRALFGETDSEDPDQ, translated from the coding sequence ATGTCAACCGAACCCATGGTCGGCCCCACCGATGTCCGGCAGACCTACCCTCAGATCATGAAGCGCGTCGCCGACGCCGCCCGCCGCGTCGGGAGACGCCCCGAGGACATCCTCGCCGTCGCCGTCACCAAGAACGCCACACCCGATCAGATCCGCACCCTCGTCGATCTCGGTCACTCCGACCTCGGCGAAAACCGCGTCCAGCAACTCGTCCAACGCGCTGCCCAGCTCGACGAATACCTCTCCCGCCGACGATCCCTGGGTGGAGCCGTCGAGGGCGAACCCACCATCATCCCCGACCGCATCCGCTGGCACATGATCGGCCACCTCCAACGCAACAAAGTCAAACAGGTCGTCCCCCTCGTCGATCTCATCCACGGCATCGATTCCCTCCGACTCGCCGAAGAGCTCCACGCCTACGGCGCCCGCACCGATCAGGTCATCGACATCCTCCTCCAGATCAACGTCTCCGGCGAGGTCTCCAAGCAAGGCGTCGCCGCCCCCGCAGCCATCCACGTCGCCGAGCAGATCGACACCATGATGCACCTGCGCCTCCGCGGGATCATGACCATGGCCCCCTATTCCGATCAGCCCGAAGACGCCCGCCCCATCTTCTCCCGCGCCGCCGGTATCTTCCACGACATCCGCAAAGAGGGCATCGGCGGAAACGACTTCACCGTCCTCTCTATGGGCATGTCCGGTGACTTCGAAGTCGCCATCGAAGAAGGCGCCAACCTCGTCCGCATCGGCCGCGCTCTCTTTGGCGAAACCGACTCCGAAGACCCAGACCAATAA
- a CDS encoding serine/threonine-protein kinase → MADWHEIAGYQVLGTLGQGAKSTIFEVRGTDNKRYALKRVVKDSPSDQRFVDQAVSEYEIAKKFDSPYLRKGVKLIRIRKLIRTSEVIVVMELIEGMPLEQYQPGNMLELIEIIAHAAQGLHTMHLVGYVHADMKPTNIMVTPQREVKLIDFGQSCPIGTIKQRIQGTPDYIAPEQVKRRAITPQTDVFNLGATVYWMLTKKHVPTLIPRQRAGSGVSLKTVERCTPPAELNSKVPPALSSLVMDCVEMEPEDRPRTMPAVIDRLMIAQSQLKRGVGRDAGAA, encoded by the coding sequence ATGGCAGACTGGCATGAAATCGCCGGCTATCAGGTGCTTGGGACTCTGGGACAGGGTGCCAAGAGCACGATCTTTGAAGTCCGGGGCACGGACAACAAGCGCTATGCGCTCAAGCGGGTCGTGAAGGACTCGCCGAGTGACCAGCGTTTTGTGGATCAGGCGGTCAGTGAGTACGAGATCGCCAAGAAGTTCGACAGCCCGTATCTGCGCAAGGGTGTGAAGCTGATTCGGATCCGCAAGCTGATCCGGACGAGCGAAGTCATCGTGGTGATGGAGCTGATCGAGGGGATGCCGCTGGAGCAGTACCAGCCGGGGAACATGCTGGAGCTGATCGAGATCATCGCGCACGCGGCTCAGGGGTTGCACACCATGCACCTGGTTGGCTATGTGCACGCGGACATGAAGCCGACGAACATCATGGTGACGCCTCAGCGCGAGGTGAAGCTGATCGACTTTGGACAGAGCTGCCCGATCGGTACGATCAAGCAGCGGATTCAGGGGACGCCCGACTACATCGCGCCCGAGCAGGTCAAGCGTCGGGCGATCACGCCTCAGACGGATGTGTTCAACCTAGGGGCAACGGTGTACTGGATGCTGACCAAGAAGCACGTCCCGACGCTGATCCCCCGGCAGCGGGCGGGTTCGGGGGTGTCCCTCAAGACGGTCGAGCGTTGCACGCCGCCTGCGGAGTTGAACTCAAAAGTTCCGCCAGCGTTGTCGAGCCTGGTAATGGACTGTGTCGAGATGGAGCCGGAGGATCGCCCGCGGACGATGCCTGCGGTGATTGACCGACTGATGATCGCACAGTCGCAGCTCAAGCGTGGGGTAGGCCGGGACGCGGGGGCTGCCTAA
- a CDS encoding CCA tRNA nucleotidyltransferase: MAQTPETPREAAIAIIQTLRDNGFTAYLAGGCVRDALLGLEPKDYDIATDAHPASVKKLFPRCQMVGEAFGVALVRTRHHATEVATFRQDEGYSDRRRPDAVTFTTAERDAERRDFTINGLFADPLDTDSKTQHDRIIDYVGGLDDLKAQRIRAIGDPDDRFAEDYLRMLRAVRFAARLDFQLEPRTAASIQPLARYLGQISRERIGTEVLAMLAHPRRARAVQLLEELRLDGPTLNEDHLAPTDSNPPLDSLPADATPALALAAWWITRQRLPMNLTTIAQAISTRSSAHADRWRKALCLSNQVDNDLRGILRLITRAETWDNLRIAARKRLLAEPLWPQTLTLLRAINDQPRTAQIEADSAPLIAQGVAPEPLLRGEDLLSLGIPAGPDLGRMLDQAYDAQLEGLFHDKTSAQQWLKNQNS; encoded by the coding sequence ATGGCTCAAACCCCCGAAACACCCCGCGAAGCCGCCATCGCGATCATCCAGACCCTCCGCGACAACGGCTTCACCGCCTACCTCGCCGGCGGATGCGTCCGCGATGCCCTCCTCGGCCTCGAACCCAAGGACTATGACATCGCCACCGACGCCCACCCCGCCAGCGTCAAAAAACTCTTCCCCCGCTGCCAGATGGTTGGCGAAGCCTTTGGCGTCGCACTCGTGCGCACCCGACACCACGCCACCGAAGTTGCCACCTTCCGTCAGGACGAGGGCTACTCCGACCGACGACGACCCGACGCCGTGACCTTCACCACCGCCGAACGTGACGCCGAGCGCCGCGACTTCACCATCAACGGACTCTTCGCTGATCCCCTCGACACCGACTCAAAGACACAACACGACCGCATCATCGACTACGTCGGCGGGCTCGACGACCTCAAAGCACAACGAATCCGCGCCATCGGCGACCCCGATGACCGCTTCGCCGAGGACTACCTCCGCATGCTCCGCGCTGTCCGCTTCGCCGCACGACTCGACTTTCAACTCGAACCCCGCACCGCCGCCTCCATCCAACCCCTCGCCCGCTACCTCGGCCAGATCAGCCGCGAGCGCATCGGCACCGAAGTCCTCGCCATGCTCGCCCACCCCCGCCGCGCTCGCGCTGTTCAACTCCTCGAAGAACTCCGCCTCGACGGACCCACCCTCAACGAAGACCATCTCGCACCCACCGACTCAAACCCGCCCCTCGATTCGCTCCCCGCCGATGCCACGCCCGCCCTGGCCCTCGCCGCCTGGTGGATCACACGTCAGCGTCTCCCGATGAACCTCACCACCATCGCACAGGCCATCAGCACACGATCCTCAGCCCACGCTGACCGCTGGCGCAAGGCCCTCTGCCTGAGCAATCAGGTCGACAACGACCTTCGCGGCATCCTCCGACTCATTACCCGCGCAGAAACCTGGGACAACCTGCGCATCGCAGCCAGAAAACGCCTCCTCGCCGAACCTCTCTGGCCGCAGACCCTCACCCTCCTCCGCGCCATCAACGACCAACCACGCACCGCTCAGATCGAAGCCGACAGCGCCCCACTCATCGCCCAAGGCGTCGCCCCCGAACCCCTCCTTCGTGGCGAAGACCTCTTGTCCCTCGGCATCCCCGCAGGACCCGACCTCGGCCGCATGCTCGACCAGGCCTACGATGCCCAACTCGAAGGCCTCTTCCATGACAAAACCTCTGCGCAACAGTGGCTCAAAAACCAAAACAGCTAA
- a CDS encoding DedA family protein, producing METWLEHLATNAPYVVLVGVLLASGFGVPIPEDLPLLVGGYLAGQGYAEPYSLFAMCFAAIMIADGTLFFLGRTYGHHVPQMPILNRFLTDERVLQAERLLQRHGGKFIFVGRFIPGVRAPVMFGAGALKVPYWKFVLFDAGAAIITAPVFFFLGYYFADHIEAIRRWIIDGQLIVGLAVIAVLAIVIIRWRKRRQRMKLARSQHRSRDAA from the coding sequence ATGGAAACCTGGCTCGAACATCTGGCGACCAACGCCCCCTACGTCGTTCTGGTTGGCGTTCTCCTCGCCAGCGGGTTCGGCGTCCCCATCCCCGAAGACCTCCCGCTTCTCGTAGGCGGATACCTCGCCGGGCAGGGCTACGCCGAACCCTATTCCCTCTTCGCCATGTGCTTCGCCGCCATCATGATCGCCGACGGAACCCTGTTCTTCCTCGGCCGCACCTACGGCCACCACGTCCCGCAGATGCCCATCCTCAACCGATTCCTCACCGATGAACGCGTCCTCCAAGCCGAACGCCTCCTCCAACGCCATGGCGGGAAGTTCATCTTCGTCGGACGATTCATCCCCGGCGTCCGCGCCCCGGTCATGTTCGGAGCCGGTGCCCTCAAGGTCCCCTACTGGAAGTTTGTCCTCTTCGACGCCGGCGCCGCCATCATCACCGCCCCCGTCTTCTTCTTTCTCGGCTACTACTTCGCCGACCACATCGAGGCCATTCGCCGCTGGATCATCGATGGCCAGCTCATCGTCGGACTCGCCGTCATCGCTGTCCTGGCCATCGTCATCATCCGCTGGCGCAAACGCCGCCAGCGCATGAAACTCGCCCGATCACAGCACCGCAGCCGTGACGCCGCCTAG
- the priA gene encoding primosomal protein N', with product MNELFPSPVFSDGDLAARYVRVAIEQGVDVTADGLTYRLAEGMEARVGQRVKVPLGRGNKVAGGVVIEVGSDSSGLDAGKIKAVLAVDPVGALPEELVELAKWIARYYVCPLGMVFGAVTPAAVSKGIGTTTRVEVRVAEGIDEGLKLPKVQRAVMEAGRGVMEKDGWVDRQALAAMGGAKTLGPVNKLIEAGLLEQRRVDTIMADPVSSPANGLETANDLQLTDEQADALERLRVMAGDGFGVGLLHGITGSGKTEVYLRLIERLRGEDAEAGVIVLVPEIALTPQTVGRFMARFADVAVLHSGLTAAQRNAQWHRVRRGEAKVVVGARSAVFAPVGRLRLVIVDEEHDSSYKQDQLPRYHARDVAIRRAQRVGALVVLGSATPSLESLHNAKQRDRYALMRLTKRPPGMSMPKAELVDLIEERRSRRGIHLIGQRLESELGRMLEEADPAKRGQAIILLNRRGYASHIACPDHGCAWVKSCDHCDATMVFHRQGDLPRGGLVRCHHCEAEQMVPATCPDCGRKVTLFGWGTQRVEDELARKLPGVRLIRMDSDTMRGHRDYLEALGRFGRGEADVLLGTQLVAKGLDFPRVRLVGIVSADTGMHLPDFRAAERTFQLVAQVAGRAGRGEGAGRVIVQTLNAEDPTLALAMAGDYDGFAARELALRGKLKLPPVARMVRLVIRHRDLAMCAKLAAELAGALTEARDQLGLPVRVRGPMVPAMARVADHHRQQIELLGPADGTAGALQRVMTALRNHGRLISNTTIAVDVDPVSLL from the coding sequence ATGAATGAGTTGTTCCCGAGTCCGGTGTTTTCGGATGGTGATCTGGCGGCGCGGTATGTGCGGGTGGCGATTGAGCAGGGGGTGGATGTCACGGCGGATGGGTTGACGTATCGGCTGGCTGAGGGGATGGAGGCGCGGGTGGGGCAGCGGGTGAAGGTGCCGTTGGGGCGTGGGAACAAGGTGGCGGGGGGTGTGGTGATCGAGGTGGGTTCGGATTCGAGTGGGCTGGATGCGGGGAAGATCAAGGCGGTGTTGGCGGTGGACCCGGTGGGGGCGCTGCCTGAGGAGTTGGTGGAGCTGGCCAAGTGGATCGCGCGGTATTACGTGTGTCCGCTGGGGATGGTGTTTGGGGCGGTCACGCCGGCGGCGGTGTCGAAGGGGATCGGTACGACGACGCGGGTGGAGGTTCGTGTCGCTGAGGGGATTGATGAGGGCTTGAAGCTGCCGAAGGTTCAGCGGGCGGTGATGGAGGCGGGGCGGGGGGTGATGGAGAAGGATGGTTGGGTGGATCGTCAGGCGTTGGCGGCGATGGGTGGGGCGAAGACGTTGGGTCCGGTGAACAAGCTGATCGAGGCGGGGTTGCTGGAGCAGCGGCGGGTGGACACGATCATGGCGGACCCTGTTTCTTCACCGGCGAATGGTTTAGAGACGGCGAATGATCTCCAGTTGACGGATGAGCAGGCTGATGCGCTCGAGCGGTTGCGGGTGATGGCTGGGGATGGGTTTGGGGTGGGTTTGCTGCACGGCATTACGGGGTCGGGCAAGACGGAGGTTTACCTGCGGCTGATTGAGAGGTTGCGTGGTGAGGATGCGGAGGCGGGTGTGATTGTTTTGGTTCCGGAGATTGCGCTGACGCCTCAGACGGTGGGGCGGTTCATGGCGCGGTTCGCGGATGTGGCGGTGTTGCATTCGGGGTTGACGGCGGCGCAGCGCAATGCGCAGTGGCATCGGGTGCGTCGTGGTGAGGCGAAGGTTGTCGTCGGGGCGCGTTCGGCGGTGTTTGCGCCGGTGGGGCGGCTGCGGTTGGTGATCGTGGATGAGGAGCATGACAGCAGTTACAAGCAGGATCAGCTGCCGAGGTATCACGCGCGAGATGTAGCGATTCGGCGGGCCCAGCGGGTGGGGGCGTTGGTGGTGCTGGGGTCGGCGACGCCGAGTCTGGAGTCGTTGCACAACGCGAAGCAGCGAGATCGTTATGCGCTGATGAGGTTGACCAAGCGCCCGCCTGGGATGTCGATGCCGAAGGCTGAGTTGGTGGACCTGATCGAGGAGCGGCGGAGTCGGCGCGGGATTCATCTGATTGGGCAGCGACTGGAGTCGGAGCTGGGGCGGATGCTGGAGGAGGCTGATCCGGCGAAGCGGGGGCAGGCGATTATCCTGCTGAACCGGCGTGGGTACGCAAGTCATATTGCTTGTCCGGATCATGGTTGTGCGTGGGTCAAGTCGTGTGATCACTGTGACGCGACGATGGTGTTTCATCGTCAGGGTGATCTGCCGAGGGGCGGGTTGGTGCGTTGTCATCACTGCGAGGCGGAGCAGATGGTTCCGGCGACGTGTCCGGATTGTGGGCGGAAGGTGACGTTGTTTGGGTGGGGCACGCAGCGGGTGGAGGATGAGTTGGCGCGGAAGCTGCCTGGGGTGCGGCTGATTCGGATGGACTCGGACACGATGCGGGGGCATCGGGATTATCTGGAGGCGTTGGGGCGGTTTGGGCGTGGTGAGGCGGATGTGTTGTTGGGTACGCAGTTGGTGGCGAAGGGTTTGGATTTTCCGCGGGTGCGGCTGGTGGGGATCGTGTCGGCGGATACGGGGATGCATCTGCCGGATTTTCGGGCTGCGGAGCGGACGTTTCAGTTGGTGGCGCAGGTGGCGGGTCGTGCGGGGCGTGGGGAGGGTGCGGGGCGAGTGATTGTGCAGACGCTCAACGCGGAGGACCCGACGCTAGCGCTGGCGATGGCGGGTGATTACGATGGTTTTGCGGCGCGAGAGCTGGCTTTGCGGGGGAAGCTGAAGTTGCCGCCCGTGGCGCGGATGGTGCGGCTGGTGATCCGGCATCGGGACCTGGCGATGTGTGCGAAGCTGGCTGCGGAGTTGGCGGGTGCGCTGACTGAGGCGCGGGATCAACTGGGTTTGCCGGTGCGGGTGCGCGGGCCGATGGTGCCGGCGATGGCGCGGGTGGCGGATCATCATCGTCAGCAGATCGAGTTGCTGGGGCCAGCGGATGGCACGGCGGGGGCGCTACAGCGGGTGATGACGGCGCTGCGGAATCACGGGCGGCTGATCTCGAACACGACGATCGCGGTGGATGTGGACCCGGTGAGTTTGCTGTGA
- a CDS encoding ComEC/Rec2 family competence protein, with protein sequence MAQSHEAMMSSSGLLIALGVAALAGALIGLFGVEPGWWLGAGLCLVGFGLVPGRVGRVSLVLSLVMVLAGWQAVRQGQASERDLRGYVVTERRLVEVTGVVVEEPTLRAESEAALAAFSFRPPRRLGVLEIVTLTVTGEARAVEGRVQLSIEGDERGPTVGTSMMARGWLTAIESPANPGAFDARAMYARRGVFGRLAVAGDEHWDELAQPGWSWRGWRAAANDRLSAGLLAGIDPEREAGAILDAVLLGRRSNLLSSLQEDFRLSGLAHLLAISGTHIAIIAGLAWLAAGLVVAHPGQRRLWVLAVLLMYLVVLPGRPSVVRSGIMAGCLLLAGWSGRRLGAFDALGLAALIVLAWDPGQVMDPGFQMSFAAVAGILVQMRWSSWRAQQRAEIEVHRTPARQLVSWLRAAFAAGLSAWAATLPIAAWHFGLVALAGPVLTLVAGPVLVVMLGAGVVKMLVGLMSVEVSSWMVPLVVWPAEVLRWQAGLGASLSGLSWQGSVDQALGWVVLLLVGVGLFVGWLIMPGRARLGASLTCAGVLVVLGGASLWSAVGRGHESDDLMIRFLAVGHGNAYVVDFPGPGGVWLVDAGGSPGVGERVLLPTLRSLGIDHLETLVITHADLDHYAGVPEVLDGVKVGRVLVSEGFATSLEEAGEGSALAEVGRHLDDSGVEMVTVSAGWEERSSQAVVRVVWPDAGVIGLSDNDSSLVLVIEAHGRRVLLTGDIDQAGVMGVGQRLRDARVDVIDLPHHGSRRPAAMRWLAELRLEIAVQSSGWPRAAGPSPWGAVLPGVRLFETYRDGAVTIRIDTSGEMTAASER encoded by the coding sequence ATGGCCCAAAGTCATGAGGCAATGATGTCGTCGAGTGGGTTGCTGATCGCGCTTGGCGTGGCGGCATTGGCTGGGGCGTTGATAGGGTTGTTTGGTGTTGAGCCTGGCTGGTGGCTCGGCGCGGGGCTGTGTCTGGTGGGGTTCGGGCTCGTGCCCGGTCGGGTGGGGCGCGTGTCGTTGGTGCTCTCGCTGGTGATGGTGCTGGCCGGTTGGCAGGCGGTGCGGCAGGGGCAGGCGTCGGAGCGTGATCTGCGGGGCTATGTCGTGACCGAGCGGAGGCTGGTCGAGGTGACTGGCGTGGTGGTGGAGGAGCCGACCCTGAGGGCTGAGTCGGAGGCGGCGCTGGCAGCGTTCTCGTTTCGCCCGCCGAGGCGGCTGGGGGTGTTGGAGATTGTGACGCTGACGGTTACTGGTGAGGCGCGGGCGGTTGAGGGTCGTGTGCAGCTGTCGATCGAGGGTGACGAGCGCGGGCCCACGGTCGGGACGTCCATGATGGCTCGGGGTTGGTTGACGGCGATCGAGTCGCCGGCGAATCCCGGCGCGTTCGATGCGCGGGCGATGTACGCACGGCGTGGGGTGTTCGGACGACTCGCGGTGGCGGGTGATGAGCATTGGGATGAACTCGCGCAGCCGGGTTGGTCGTGGCGTGGCTGGCGCGCGGCGGCGAACGATCGGCTGTCGGCGGGCCTGTTGGCGGGAATTGATCCCGAGCGTGAGGCGGGAGCCATCCTTGATGCGGTGCTGCTCGGTCGGCGGTCGAACCTGCTCAGCTCGCTGCAGGAAGATTTCAGGCTCAGCGGTCTCGCGCACCTGCTGGCGATCAGCGGGACACACATCGCGATCATCGCGGGGTTGGCGTGGTTGGCCGCAGGGCTAGTGGTCGCGCATCCCGGCCAGCGGCGGCTGTGGGTGCTGGCGGTGCTGCTGATGTATCTGGTGGTGCTGCCCGGGCGTCCATCGGTGGTGCGGTCAGGCATCATGGCGGGGTGCTTGCTGCTGGCTGGCTGGTCGGGTCGGCGGTTGGGAGCATTTGATGCGCTAGGGTTGGCGGCGTTGATCGTGCTGGCGTGGGACCCGGGTCAGGTGATGGACCCTGGGTTTCAGATGAGTTTTGCGGCGGTAGCGGGGATCCTGGTGCAGATGAGGTGGTCATCCTGGCGGGCTCAGCAACGCGCCGAAATCGAGGTGCATCGGACCCCTGCGAGGCAGTTGGTGAGCTGGCTGAGAGCAGCGTTTGCGGCCGGGTTGTCTGCGTGGGCAGCGACGCTCCCGATTGCCGCGTGGCATTTCGGGTTGGTCGCGTTGGCGGGGCCGGTGTTGACGCTGGTGGCCGGTCCGGTGTTGGTCGTGATGCTCGGCGCTGGGGTGGTGAAGATGCTGGTGGGGCTGATGTCGGTTGAGGTGTCGAGTTGGATGGTGCCGCTGGTGGTCTGGCCCGCGGAGGTGCTGCGCTGGCAGGCGGGCTTGGGGGCGTCTTTGTCCGGGTTGTCCTGGCAGGGCAGTGTCGATCAGGCCCTGGGCTGGGTGGTCTTGTTGTTGGTGGGGGTTGGGTTGTTTGTGGGGTGGCTGATCATGCCCGGTCGAGCTCGTCTTGGCGCGTCTCTTACTTGCGCGGGCGTTCTTGTGGTCCTTGGCGGGGCTTCCTTGTGGTCGGCCGTAGGTAGAGGTCATGAATCTGATGATCTGATGATTCGTTTTCTGGCGGTGGGTCACGGCAACGCTTATGTCGTGGACTTCCCGGGTCCGGGCGGGGTGTGGCTGGTCGATGCGGGTGGGTCGCCGGGTGTGGGCGAGCGGGTGTTGCTGCCGACGTTGCGGTCGTTAGGGATTGATCATCTTGAGACACTGGTGATCACGCACGCCGACCTGGATCACTACGCGGGGGTGCCGGAGGTGCTGGATGGGGTCAAGGTCGGGCGTGTGCTGGTGAGCGAGGGATTCGCGACGTCGTTGGAGGAGGCAGGCGAAGGCTCAGCGTTGGCGGAAGTCGGTCGGCACCTGGACGATTCGGGTGTCGAAATGGTGACGGTGTCGGCGGGCTGGGAAGAGCGATCGAGCCAAGCGGTCGTCAGAGTGGTGTGGCCGGACGCGGGGGTGATCGGATTATCGGACAACGACAGCTCGCTGGTGCTGGTGATCGAGGCACACGGTCGACGGGTGTTGCTGACCGGGGACATCGATCAGGCCGGTGTGATGGGCGTCGGGCAGCGGCTAAGGGATGCTCGGGTCGACGTGATCGATCTCCCGCATCACGGATCCAGACGACCGGCGGCGATGCGCTGGCTCGCCGAGTTAAGACTCGAGATCGCGGTGCAGTCGTCCGGTTGGCCACGGGCTGCGGGGCCGAGCCCGTGGGGTGCCGTGTTGCCGGGCGTCCGACTCTTTGAGACGTATCGTGATGGCGCCGTAACGATCAGGATCGATACGAGCGGCGAGATGACGGCCGCCAGCGAGCGGTGA
- a CDS encoding peptidoglycan recognition family protein, producing MPDQRTITVLGVLLVAMTLTSSLLLVLEPSPVAPVQAVAMRLDIQAQDSDGAALDEALLDVAEPAQWQSIIIHDSGSAAGSAEQINRDHERDGRGGLGYHFVVGNGTGSGDGQIEAGFRWRLQSQGRFLAGAESDRWHRIAIGIAVVGDADGGPMTATQQASLIDLVSAIQKRFGIRSNRVFVHLGESGSGTGFSVDAFRGELDDRLNP from the coding sequence ATGCCTGATCAGCGAACGATCACTGTGCTGGGTGTCTTGCTGGTGGCGATGACGCTGACCAGCAGCCTGCTGCTGGTGCTTGAGCCGTCGCCGGTGGCCCCGGTGCAGGCGGTGGCGATGCGGCTGGACATCCAGGCTCAGGACAGCGACGGGGCGGCGCTGGACGAGGCGCTGCTTGACGTGGCCGAGCCGGCTCAGTGGCAGTCGATCATTATTCACGACAGCGGGAGCGCAGCGGGGAGTGCTGAGCAGATCAATCGGGATCACGAGCGAGATGGCCGTGGCGGGCTGGGCTATCACTTTGTGGTGGGCAACGGCACGGGCTCGGGCGATGGTCAGATCGAGGCGGGCTTCCGGTGGCGTTTGCAGTCGCAGGGGCGCTTTCTCGCAGGTGCTGAGTCGGATCGCTGGCACCGCATCGCGATCGGGATCGCTGTGGTTGGGGATGCTGATGGCGGGCCGATGACGGCGACTCAGCAGGCGTCGCTGATCGATCTGGTGTCGGCGATTCAGAAGCGGTTTGGTATCCGGAGTAACCGGGTTTTTGTTCATCTGGGTGAGAGCGGGTCGGGTACTGGCTTTTCGGTCGATGCGTTTCGGGGTGAGTTGGATGATCGGTTGAATCCTTAA